The uncultured Paludibaculum sp. sequence TGAAGCGGGCTCTCCCCCAAATGGCAACCGAACGACCGGAACCGCGTCTGATCGAGTGGCTTGAGGTGCAAGTCTGCTTCTCCTCGCATTACAGAGTCGAGTCCGGACGTGTGCCAAGATGTGTGCTACAAACAGATCCTTCGGCCATCTGCAGGGAGCGGAAGCAGACGTCCCAAATCCACGTAACGCACAGAAAATAAACAATACGGTGGTGGGCATGGAATCCCGCCACATTGTTGGGGTGCAAGAGGTCCCGAGTTCAAATCTCGGCGGCCCGACCAAACCTTCCTGGCCTCCTCACGGGTAGCCGAATCCACCTCACCCTCCTCAACCATCAGACAGAGGCACCTATGCCCGAATCGGCCTACCCCATGGCGCGCGTCGCCGCGCTCCGTATCCACGAACGGTTTGAACAGCTGAGCACCGCTTCCCGGGCAGCCGGATCCTACCCCGGCCCGTGTGCGGACCTCGCCACCCTCGAGGCGGCCATCGACGTGGCCTTCTGGGCCAGTTTGCGGAGGGAGGAGGGCTTTGCCCCGCGTGTCTCGTTGGCGTTTCTACCGCCCGGTTCCACGTCCGGCCCGCTCCGGCTGAGCCCGCCGTTGTTGTTGACGCCACAGTCGCTCACCCGGCTCGCGCCGGCCGTCGACCGGCAGGGCATCCACCTCGGCGTCTGGCACGAGGACGGAACCCTTACTGCCTGGGGTGCCACCCACCACCTGCCGCCGTTCACACCCGTGCTGGACGTCGTGGCTCCCGGCCTGTTGGTGGTGAAGTACACGCGCGGGGAGGAGTCCGGCAAGTTCGTGAACATCGCAGTCATCGAGGGTGACCAGCTCAAGATGATCGACCCGCGGGCCACCAGCCTGCCCGAGTGCCCCTCGCGCCTGACCCCGCTGCTGGGCATAGAGATGCAGTTCCAATCCGAGGACGCACCGGGCATTCTGCTGCAGTTTGCCGTTTCCATGCGAGCCCACGCACGCGGCGGCGCTCTGCTGCTGGTTCCTTCCGAATCCTCGTCCTGGCGCGAATCCATTCTCTCGCCCCCCGGATACGTCGTTTCGCCGGCCTACTCCGCTGTGCCTGTGATCCCTACACCTGGCTTGCCGATTCTGGACGAACTCCGGAGAAAGATCGAAAGCGCGGCCGGCCTGACTGCTGTCGACGGAGCCACACTGCTGAACGATCGTTTTGAGGTGCTGGCCTTCGGGGACAAGATCATCCGGCGCCGCGGCGCTTCGCCGGTCTCACAAGTCACTCTCAGCGAGCCCATCGAAGGCGCCCAGGCCACCGTAGTAGAACCGGCCTTGCTGGGCGGAACACGCCACCTGTCGGCGGCACAATTCATCCAGGATCAGCCGGATTCCGTCGCCATGGTCGCCTCGCAGGATGGCCGCTTTACCGTCTTCTGGTGGTCGCAGTGCGACGGCATGGTGCATGCCCGGCGCGTGGAGTCCGTTCTGCTCTAAACCGCCACGGGCTCGAGCTCAGCATGCGGTGGCGGCGTCAGCGCCACCAGATCCGGCCACCACCGCTCGGCCATCCGGCGGAAGTCGTGCTCATCCAGCAGACGGTTGCCGGTGGGCGGAGCTTGGGCCACCATCCGCCAGCCGTTGCACCACGCCTCGCGGCCCTCAGTCAGGTCGCCGGAGAGCGCCAGCACCGCGGCCCTCGCCCGCCAGTGGTCGGAGATCGAGCGGTCCCTCGAGCGCTCCAGCCATTCGCGCGCCGCCGTCAGGTTGCCGAAGTAGACGGCCTCAAAGAAGGCGATCTCCGGGGCCATCCTGCTGGCCCTGTTCGCGGGCAGCAGGGAGGTCCGATGAGCGAAGGTCTGAAAGTAGAGGCGTGCCCGTTCGTCGTTGCCCTTGAGACGGAAATGGCAGTAGGCCAGCAGGATCTCCTTGAGCCCTCCGCCCGAGGATGCCGCAAAGCGCGCCGACTCCTCCACCATATCGCTGGGCCAGTCGGCCGGCGAGAGCATGGTCGTAGCGCTGAGACCACGGTAGTAGGCGAAGAGGATCTGGCGGCTCCACGGTCCGTCCAACGCCAGTTGCCACAGACGCGCGCCATCGGAGTAGACGCCCCCGCCGATGCCGACCGGCACCAGATTGGCGATCGCGTCGCTCAACCCGAACAGGCCGAGTAGGGCGAAGAAGCTCCAATAGGGCTCCCAGAAGGTGCCCGGCGCCGCCAGGAAGAACAGCGTGGACACGCAGCCGGTCATGGCCGATGCCACCGGTCCTGCCGCCGTGAAGAAGAGGACCCGTGAGCGCATCAGCCGGTCCGACGTTGGCACCGCGCCCACGCCGCCGCCCAGCGCCGCGATCCATTCCACCCGCCAGCGGCCATCCAGCTTGTTGGCGGTCAGCGGACCCACCTGGAAATGACACACCTGGAACTCAGACGCCCAGGCACCCACCGCGTGGCCCATTTCGTGCATCGCGATGGAAGCAACGATAGCCAACGGCAGATCCAAATAATTGATAAGGCTGCCAGGCGGCCGGACTAATCCCAAGTCCTGGGCGAATCGGGCAATCAGAGGATACCCCGCCAGCACGCAGCCCCACTGCACCACCCAGAACGCACCCTGCGACCACCGCGAGGTCGCGTCACCCGCCTTCGGCCGGTGACCGTCGGGCTGTTTATGACGTAGCGCGTGGCGCTGGCCGCGGCGCAAGAAGACGAGAAGCCCGGCGATCGCCACCAGCGGCCCAAAGGGCAACACCATGACGTGATAGAGCGAAACGGCCAGCATCCAACCGGCGGTAAACCGGCCACCGCGACGCATGTTCCACCAGGCTACGCCGGCAAGAATACCGGCGGAAATCATGTATCCAAGAATCCAGATCATCGGTCGGATCGGTGGTGCCCCGTGCGTGGTGGCACGGGCGACGCGATAGAGAGTGCGGCCAACTTCCGCTCCGCCCAGCGTTAAAAAGATCGCCGACATTCCGAAATACCACTGGAGTATTCTGGCGATTTTTCCCATAACAGTTCTCATAGCCATGGTGGGCTGGATGCCGGATCCCAGCCATCCGGCACTTCCCTGAGAAATCGCCAACTTTCCTCTCAGTACCCTGCGCCCACTACTCAAACCTTAGCGCCAATATCGGGTCCAGACGCGCCGCCTGCCGAGCCGGGTAGTAGCCGAAGAAGACGCCCACCAGCGCCGAAAACACGAACGCCAAAGCGATGGCCGAGACACTGACCTGCGTGGACCAGTGCGCAATCGCGCTGATCGCCCATGACCCGCCCAACCCCAGCACAATACCCGCAACACCGCCCACCAGCGAGAGCGTCACGGCTTCCACCAGGAACTGCGACAGGATGTCGCTCATCCGTGCCCCGATCGCCTTCCGAATCCCGATCTCTTTCGTGCGCTCCGTCACGGAAACCAACATGATATTCATGATTCCGATTCCGCCAACGATCAACGAAACCGAAGCAATAGCGCCCAACAGTATCGCCATCACACTGGCTGATTCTTCCTGGGCCGAGAAAACTTCCGAAAGATTCCGTACCGAAAAGTCGTCATCCGATCCCGGCTGAATCCGGTGCCTCTGACGCAACAATTGCGTCATCTGGTCAATCGCGGAGTCCATCTGACCCGGTCCGGTCGCCTCCACCAAAACATTGCCAATGGAGTGGGCATTCGCCTGACTGGTGCCCAATACGCGCTGCTTGGCCGTTGTCAGCGGGATCAGGATGACATCGTCCTGGTCCTGCCCCATTGGGCTTTGGCCCTTCGGCGTCAACACCCCGGACACCGTAAACGGCACGTTGCGAATGCGGAACACCTGTCCGATGGGATCCATACCGCCGAACAGGTTCTGCACCACGGTTTCACCCAGCAGTGCGACACGGGCCGAGGAGTCGACGTCCTGCGTCGTGAAGGGCTCGCCGCGCTCGAGCGTCAGGTCGCGCACCTCCAGGTACGAAGGTACGGTTCCGATCACTGAGGTCGCCCAATTGTTATTGCCCTGGATCACTTGCGCCGAACTGCGTACCATCGGCGCCACCTGCGCGACCGACGGACACTCGGCCGCGATCGCCGCCGCGTCCTCCTCCGTCAACGTCAACGACATCCCGCTGCCCATCCTCATACCGCCGCTCGTCAGACTACCCGGCATGATGACGATCAGATTGCTGCCCATGCTCGCGATCTGCTCGCTGATCCGCTCCGTGGCACCGGAACCCACCGACACCATGGCGATCACTGCAGCCACGCCGATGATGATGCCCAGCATCGTCAGCAGCGATCTCATCCGGTTGGCTGACAGGGCGGCCAACGCCATGCGGGCGCTTTCGACTAAGTTCTTCATGATCTTGCCCTTTCTTGCCTGGACTGTTGGTCAAAGCCTGGGCCCCCGATTGCCAGCACCGCCAAAGGGCGCCGCCTTCTTGGCCGCCGAACCCGATCCGCTCACCGCCGCCACAATCACCGGCGCACCCTGCTGCAGGTCCTGCCCGGTCACCTCCGTGGAGACCCCGTCCGTGGCGCCCGTCATCACCATGACCCGCCGAGGCTTACCATCCGGACCCAGTGTCCACAGGGCGGTCGCCGTCGCCCCGCGGCGCGACGCCGTGGCCGGCGCGGCGTTGTCGGGCTTGAACCGCAATGCGGCGTTCGGCACCTTCAGCACGCCTTCCTTGCGCCCGGTGACAATCTTTACCGTCGCCGTCATACCCGGAAACAGCTTCAGGTCGGAGTTGTCCACCCCAATCACGACATCGTACGTAATCACGTTCTGAACGTTGATGGGTGCCTTCCGGATCTCGCGCACTGCGCCGTGGAAGATCCTGCCTGGATACGCATCCACGCTGAAGCTCGACTCCTGCCCCACCTGTACCTTGCCGATATCGGCCTCCGACACGTTCGTGTCCACCTGCATCTTGGCCAGGTCCTCGGCGATCTCGAAAATCGTGGGCGCCTGCAAGCTCGCCGCAACGGTCTGTCCCACATCGACATGACGCGCCACGACGGTCCCATTGACCGGAGCCCGAATGTAGGTGTGGTCCAGGTCAATCTGGCTCTGCATCAGATTGGCGATGCTCTGTTTCACCTGGGAATTTGACGAGTCGAGTCCGGCACGCGCCACGGCCAGTTGGGCCTCAGCCGAAGCAACGCCTTGACGTGCCGCGTCTTCCTGCGCTTTGGCTGCCGTCAGGCTGCCCTCCGCGGTATCCAGCGTCGCCTTGGCAGTCTCAATGTCCTCTTTGGAGAAGATCTTGTCGTCCTCCATCGCGTGACGCCGTTCGTACTTGCTCCTGGCATCGACCACCGCCGCTTGCGCCTTCAGCACATTGGCGGAGGCAGCCGCCACGTTCGCCTTGGCCGTAAGGATGTCGGCCTGACGGGCCTGAATCTGCGCCTGCGCATTCACCACGGCGATGCGCGCCGACTCGAGCGCGGCCTGCGCTTGCTGGACCCGTGCGTCGAACAACGTGGGGTCAATGCGCGCGATCAGGTCGCCCTTGGATACGCGGCTGTTGAAATCGGCGTAGAGCGCCTGAATGTTGCCCGAGACCTGCGTACCCACCTGAACCGTAACCACGGCGTTCGGATTGCCCGTAGCCGAAACGGTCTGCAGCAGATCACCCCGCGTGACCGGGGCCGTCCTGTACCGCTCCGTATTGCGTCCTCGCATCAACGAGTACGACCCAGCCAAAGCGGCGACCATCAGCGCGGCGGCCACCGTGGCCCAACCAGTCGATTTTGTGCGGCTCATCATAGTGCCCTTCCACACGTAAAGACGCTCTCGCCCAGTCCGAGATGACCACCCTTCATCTGAAGAAGTGTAAAGACGGAGAACGGCCCTCGTTCACATCAGTGCAATCTCGGCCTGATACAGTCGAAACTTATGCGGAACTGCCTTGTTGCGATTGCCCTCTTGACTGCGGTCCTGTACGGCCAGCCCGCCGATCCCCGAGTCGTCCTCATCTCCGTCGACGGCCTGAAAGCCGAGACGCTCCGCGACTCCTCGAAGCTTGGCTTGAAGATCCCCAACCTGACGGAAATGCGGGACAAAGGCGCTGTCTCCGCCGGCCTCACAGGCGTCTTCCCCACCGTGACTTACCCCAGCCACACCACGATGATGACCGGCCTTCAGCCAGCTGAGCACGGCATCCTCGGCAACAACCTGTTCGACCCCGAACGCCGGACCAACGGAGCCTGGTACTGGTTCTCGGAGCTCATCCGGAAGCCCACATTGTGGGATGCCGCCAAGGCTGCAGGCAAGACTGTTGGAGCCATCGCGTGGCCCGTCACGGTCGGCGCCCGCATCGATTACAACGTGCCCGAGTACGCCGTCTTCCATGGCGAGGACTCGCTCCTGCTGCAGCGCTCCATCAGCTCGCCGGGCCTCTACGCCGAAATGGAGAAGGCCCTGGGGACGAACGTTTGGGATG is a genomic window containing:
- a CDS encoding putative sensor domain DACNV-containing protein, with translation MPESAYPMARVAALRIHERFEQLSTASRAAGSYPGPCADLATLEAAIDVAFWASLRREEGFAPRVSLAFLPPGSTSGPLRLSPPLLLTPQSLTRLAPAVDRQGIHLGVWHEDGTLTAWGATHHLPPFTPVLDVVAPGLLVVKYTRGEESGKFVNIAVIEGDQLKMIDPRATSLPECPSRLTPLLGIEMQFQSEDAPGILLQFAVSMRAHARGGALLLVPSESSSWRESILSPPGYVVSPAYSAVPVIPTPGLPILDELRRKIESAAGLTAVDGATLLNDRFEVLAFGDKIIRRRGASPVSQVTLSEPIEGAQATVVEPALLGGTRHLSAAQFIQDQPDSVAMVASQDGRFTVFWWSQCDGMVHARRVESVLL
- a CDS encoding M50 family metallopeptidase, with the protein product MSAIFLTLGGAEVGRTLYRVARATTHGAPPIRPMIWILGYMISAGILAGVAWWNMRRGGRFTAGWMLAVSLYHVMVLPFGPLVAIAGLLVFLRRGQRHALRHKQPDGHRPKAGDATSRWSQGAFWVVQWGCVLAGYPLIARFAQDLGLVRPPGSLINYLDLPLAIVASIAMHEMGHAVGAWASEFQVCHFQVGPLTANKLDGRWRVEWIAALGGGVGAVPTSDRLMRSRVLFFTAAGPVASAMTGCVSTLFFLAAPGTFWEPYWSFFALLGLFGLSDAIANLVPVGIGGGVYSDGARLWQLALDGPWSRQILFAYYRGLSATTMLSPADWPSDMVEESARFAASSGGGLKEILLAYCHFRLKGNDERARLYFQTFAHRTSLLPANRASRMAPEIAFFEAVYFGNLTAAREWLERSRDRSISDHWRARAAVLALSGDLTEGREAWCNGWRMVAQAPPTGNRLLDEHDFRRMAERWWPDLVALTPPPHAELEPVAV
- a CDS encoding efflux RND transporter periplasmic adaptor subunit — its product is MMSRTKSTGWATVAAALMVAALAGSYSLMRGRNTERYRTAPVTRGDLLQTVSATGNPNAVVTVQVGTQVSGNIQALYADFNSRVSKGDLIARIDPTLFDARVQQAQAALESARIAVVNAQAQIQARQADILTAKANVAAASANVLKAQAAVVDARSKYERRHAMEDDKIFSKEDIETAKATLDTAEGSLTAAKAQEDAARQGVASAEAQLAVARAGLDSSNSQVKQSIANLMQSQIDLDHTYIRAPVNGTVVARHVDVGQTVAASLQAPTIFEIAEDLAKMQVDTNVSEADIGKVQVGQESSFSVDAYPGRIFHGAVREIRKAPINVQNVITYDVVIGVDNSDLKLFPGMTATVKIVTGRKEGVLKVPNAALRFKPDNAAPATASRRGATATALWTLGPDGKPRRVMVMTGATDGVSTEVTGQDLQQGAPVIVAAVSGSGSAAKKAAPFGGAGNRGPRL
- a CDS encoding ABC transporter permease; the protein is MKNLVESARMALAALSANRMRSLLTMLGIIIGVAAVIAMVSVGSGATERISEQIASMGSNLIVIMPGSLTSGGMRMGSGMSLTLTEEDAAAIAAECPSVAQVAPMVRSSAQVIQGNNNWATSVIGTVPSYLEVRDLTLERGEPFTTQDVDSSARVALLGETVVQNLFGGMDPIGQVFRIRNVPFTVSGVLTPKGQSPMGQDQDDVILIPLTTAKQRVLGTSQANAHSIGNVLVEATGPGQMDSAIDQMTQLLRQRHRIQPGSDDDFSVRNLSEVFSAQEESASVMAILLGAIASVSLIVGGIGIMNIMLVSVTERTKEIGIRKAIGARMSDILSQFLVEAVTLSLVGGVAGIVLGLGGSWAISAIAHWSTQVSVSAIALAFVFSALVGVFFGYYPARQAARLDPILALRFE